GAGCCCTTTTTGCTGGAGGTCTTCGAATCCTTCACTCTCAATGCCTTTTGAAACAAAGCCATAATCAGTTGGGCTCTAACCGGAATAGCCATTTCCGACCACTGTATCCAAAGCAGGTGGTAATTAAGGATAGTCTGACAAAGAGAGAATAGCCCTATGCCAATTAGCCAGAGCCAGGCATCTTGTTTTGCACTTGCGTCATTCTCAAGACTTTTGAGAAGTTTCATAACACAATAAGATGGTCCGAAGGTAAATATAGATCGCGCAAGCATCAGAGCCCAGTGCTTCACGATTTCAAAATAACGTTCTGCGAGGATATGATTCCACAAGCTTGTCTTTGAGGAGTCAAGGGTGATTAGCGGCTGACTCTTCGATCTACTACGAAAGTTTAGGGCAGGGAGTTGATCGAGAGGGACATGGTTCCCAGCAATATCAAGGGCTGTTGTACACCATTGCATCGAATATTTCTGAAAGGCCGACTTGCTGTTTTCAAGATCGACAGCCTTTCCCTCGGCTGTGAACACAGCTGGGCGACGAGGAAAGAGGATTTGAATGACTATCAGAAAGGTCGCGAGATAAAGCCGCAAGGCTCTTGGGGGTCCAGATACTGCACGAGTCTCTTTACTTGGCCATGACATAAAAGTCTCAGGGAGGACAATAACAGCAGATAATGCCGACCCTCGAAGGCCAGCATTATAAATCTCAACAGGATCCCTCTTCAATTGGAGATACAGTCCATGTAATGAGAGCAAACCCTACACGCCAAGTCAGTCAGCCGTACCCGAGGAAGCAGAAATATTGGTTCATCGGGAAGCAACTTGCCCACAGTATTATGCTCCAGGTAGACCAATGCAGTTGCGTTAGACAGAAGTCGAATGGTAGATATTCTCGCGGGTAATTACCATCCGCAACTGCAATGCCCAGGCCTAGCCATGACAGCAGCGTAGTGAGAGAAACTAGGATGCGAATACGAACGTTGTACTCGCTCTGGCTCTCTTTCGAGGTAATTCCATCCTCGTCTGAATACATGATTGTCGCCAAGGACGAGTGAAGCACGCCTATAAGGTATCTGCGGGGTGCCAAGGAACGAAAACAAAACTCTGCTTGACTCGTATGGGTAGAATAGCGTTGAAAGTGTTTGATGACAAGCCCTTGGGTGCGTTAAAATGGTGCAATCGGTGTTTAAAATCGTGTGCTTTGTTAGGGCTTACTTACTAGTGAGCAACGCGATAAGAGCCAATATCGAGGCTTCGGACACAGTCTCACCGAGATCAGGAACAGCATCCTACGTCCGGTCTCATAACTTCACGCTTTTGGTCTAGACCTGCACAAGCTGATAGTGAGTGTCATCCGAGCTTTAACTCATCCTGTCGATAATCCAGCCTATTTGCGGCCGTTGAATGAGTCGAACAAGACGGGCttagaatatagatattaacGATCCCCACAATCATACGCTAAAGAGATATACCCCTGCAGGAGATAACGCTATAACCAACACTCCTATAACATAACTAAGCCTTTTCATTCATATTCCATAACCTACACTACACATTGCCATGTCCCTGTTCCAAAGAGCGCTCCATTCGGATATAagcatcctcctcttccacccgCTCCAGATAGTCCCCAGGTAACACGATGGCCTTATCAATAGCCATCGGTAGACTACGGTGTCTACCGCGGAGCATCGCAGCACGAAGAACCACCTTACTCAGAGAGTACCAGCCACCCGAGAAACTATATGCCTGGTCCGGGAGCCCGGTGGTAATTCCCACATATCCGTAGGCACTGATAGTCTCGAAGATGATATTAAAGACAGAGTATACAACTGGATCTCGAGTGAAACTTCCCGCTTCGACAATGGATATGATGATCACCGCTAGTGCGAGCCACCATATGTCATACGCTAATTGGACATGGAGCTGCTGTTTGACAAAGTAAAGTCGACTGGAGGGCACGGTCTTTGGCGGCTTTTCTTGTTGGTGATTAGATTTTGGAGTCGTCTCTCCAGCGTAGATCCCTAGGCTTCGCTCTTCGTACACGTTGGAGCTGCGCATAGTAATCACCACGGGATAAACAAATATATGCATTATGACAACGTATATGACCTGTGTTCCGATCTGCAGTGATGATATAGCGACGATATAGAAACCACCAGTCCTAACACATAGCGCCTGAAACAGCCGTCTAAAGCGCGTGGTCCAGGGGTATTCTGTTGACGGATGGATTATCAATCTAACTTGTGTTAGTACTGCATTTATCTCCTGTGTGTATAAGCTGAAACAGTTGGTCTCACATTCAAAACTCCGAATGCGGCCCAGTCGAGGCCGTTCAGAACAATAACAGCACACAGAAGCCACCAGGTGTGGCGAGAAGGAAATAGGTTGGTATAGCACCGTCGTGGATAGTCAAGCAAGAAGCGTAAAGTGTGACGATGATGGGCGAAGTAGTCGTTTTCCGGTAGCATATGTAGTGATGTGTACCATATGCAACGGAGGAATATCGGATACGTGACAGTATGTGCAAGGCCACAAAGAGTACTATCTACAGTATTGAGAGCACTTTTTGATAATAAGAACATAGGACAAATTTGCCAACCCGTTTACCAAAGTAATAAGAGTAAATGATATGATCATCACAGTTCATTACTAAAAGTGTCTAACACTAAAATACTTTTATCTAAAACCATTCTTCACGCCTCCTCCGGCCAATTATCATAACCAAATGTATCCTTCATGTTCACAAACCGGAAATGTCTTCCCTCTGCAACATCATTAATAGCCTTAAACTCCTCATCCGACAACTCAACCGACT
This Aspergillus flavus chromosome 1, complete sequence DNA region includes the following protein-coding sequences:
- a CDS encoding cation transporter, with translation MHIFVYPVVITMRSSNVYEERSLGIYAGETTPKSNHQQEKPPKTVPSSRLYFVKQQLHVQLAYDIWWLALAVIIISIVEAGSFTRDPVVYSVFNIIFETISAYGYVGITTGLPDQAYSFSGGWYSLSKVVLRAAMLRGRHRSLPMAIDKAIVLPGDYLERVEEEDAYIRMERSLEQGHGNV